The window CCTATGCCTTGTGTGGATTCGCCAACCCGGGCAGTTTGGGTATTCTGATCGGCGGCATTGCTGCCTTGGCGCCCGAGCGGAGAGCCGAGATCGCAAGCATGAGCTGGCGCGCTTTTCTGGGCGGAACGCTCGCCTCATTTAT is drawn from Candidatus Hydrogenedentota bacterium and contains these coding sequences:
- a CDS encoding NupC/NupG family nucleoside CNT transporter; this encodes YALCGFANPGSLGILIGGIAALAPERRAEIASMSWRAFLGGTLASFMTACVAGMLVFE